The following proteins are encoded in a genomic region of Sneathiella marina:
- the rpmG gene encoding 50S ribosomal protein L33, producing the protein MAKPTTLKIKLVSTADTGFYYVTKKNPRTLTEKMVMRKYDPVARKHVDFKEAKIK; encoded by the coding sequence ATGGCTAAGCCGACCACATTGAAAATTAAACTGGTAAGCACAGCTGACACTGGCTTTTATTATGTCACCAAAAAGAACCCGCGTACATTGACGGAAAAAATGGTGATGCGTAAATATGATCCGGTTGCACGCAAACATGTCGATTTCAAAGAAGCTAAAATCAAATAG
- a CDS encoding PleD family two-component system response regulator, with amino-acid sequence MSARILVVDDVIPNVKILEAKLSVEYYDVETAYNGPDALELAYNSPPDLILLDVMMPQMDGFEVCRRLKKDPRTAHIPVIMVTALSEATDRVQGLEAGADDFLTKPVDDIALFARVKSLLRLKMMMDEFRLREETSSDLGVINTSEEEEVAIRHARILLIDDNEYSVDQITKVYDEEYDVVVERNMDEAQALLRGSDFDLVVISLDAAENDPLRLCSRIRTFEETRQLPILTLVDEVDKDKLMKGLEIGISDYVMRPIDINELIVRTRTQILRKQYQDRLRHNYHRSMELAVTDSLTGLYNRRYMTNHLEALLQRAKMDYKPVSVLIMDIDFFKNVNDTHGHDVGDDVIQGFASRIGVGVRGVDLACRYGGEEFVVVMPDTDLSIASGVSERLRRQIADQSFKDSKGMIELDITCSIGVTVSREQEDAATLLKRADEALYAAKRDGRNRVVVNSGNVAA; translated from the coding sequence ATGTCAGCCCGTATCCTCGTCGTCGATGACGTAATCCCAAATGTAAAGATTCTGGAAGCGAAGCTTTCAGTTGAGTATTACGATGTCGAGACAGCCTATAACGGTCCGGACGCGCTGGAATTGGCTTATAATTCCCCGCCGGACCTTATCTTGCTCGACGTGATGATGCCTCAGATGGATGGGTTTGAAGTGTGCCGGCGCCTGAAAAAGGACCCCCGTACAGCCCATATTCCCGTTATTATGGTCACCGCGCTCAGTGAAGCAACGGACCGGGTGCAGGGACTGGAAGCAGGCGCAGATGATTTTCTGACAAAACCGGTAGATGACATAGCATTATTTGCCCGTGTAAAATCGTTGTTGCGTTTAAAAATGATGATGGATGAGTTTCGTCTTCGCGAAGAAACAAGCTCTGATCTGGGGGTTATCAATACTTCCGAAGAAGAAGAAGTCGCCATTCGCCATGCCCGTATTCTACTGATTGATGATAATGAATATTCTGTTGACCAGATCACCAAGGTTTATGACGAAGAATATGATGTTGTGGTCGAAAGGAATATGGACGAAGCGCAGGCCTTGTTACGCGGCAGTGATTTTGATCTTGTCGTAATAAGCCTTGATGCCGCGGAAAATGACCCGTTGCGGCTTTGCTCGCGTATCCGTACTTTTGAAGAAACACGGCAATTGCCGATTTTGACGCTCGTTGATGAAGTCGACAAAGACAAACTCATGAAGGGCTTGGAAATCGGCATCAGCGATTATGTCATGCGACCAATCGATATCAATGAGTTAATCGTTCGTACGCGGACACAAATCCTGCGTAAGCAATATCAGGACCGGCTGCGCCATAATTACCATCGCAGTATGGAATTGGCCGTCACGGATAGCCTGACGGGGCTTTATAACCGGCGTTATATGACCAATCACCTTGAGGCGTTATTGCAGCGGGCCAAAATGGATTATAAGCCCGTTTCCGTCCTGATTATGGATATCGATTTTTTCAAGAATGTAAATGATACCCATGGTCACGATGTTGGCGACGATGTCATTCAAGGATTTGCCAGCCGTATCGGTGTTGGCGTGCGCGGCGTAGATCTCGCTTGTCGGTATGGCGGAGAGGAATTTGTCGTGGTCATGCCGGACACAGACCTTTCAATTGCTTCGGGCGTCTCGGAGAGGCTTCGCCGGCAAATTGCCGATCAGTCTTTCAAAGATAGCAAAGGTATGATTGAGTTGGACATAACCTGTTCCATTGGCGTGACCGTGTCGCGCGAGCAAGAAGACGCCGCGACATTGTTAAAACGGGCGGATGAGGCCCTGTATGCCGCGAAACGAGATGGCCGTAACCGAGTGGTGGTCAATTCAGGAAACGTTGCGGCTTAA
- a CDS encoding response regulator, which yields MKTVLIVEDNELNMKLFHDLLDAHGYNTLQTKDGMEALGIAREHKPDLILMDIQLPEVSGLEVTKWIKEDETLQSIPVIAVTAFAMKGDEEKIREGGCEAYIAKPISVENFLNTVKEFLD from the coding sequence ATGAAGACAGTATTGATTGTCGAAGATAACGAACTAAATATGAAGCTATTCCACGATTTGCTGGATGCGCATGGTTACAATACCTTGCAAACCAAAGATGGTATGGAAGCACTGGGAATTGCTCGCGAACATAAACCTGACCTGATATTAATGGATATTCAGTTACCCGAAGTATCTGGGCTGGAAGTTACAAAATGGATCAAAGAGGATGAAACCCTGCAGTCTATTCCAGTCATTGCTGTGACGGCATTTGCGATGAAAGGGGATGAAGAGAAAATTCGCGAGGGGGGCTGCGAAGCCTACATAGCGAAACCAATTTCCGTTGAAAACTTCCTGAACACCGTTAAAGAATTTTTGGACTAA
- a CDS encoding DUF3572 domain-containing protein yields MNQEQSEILALQALAYITGDEKTLNWLISETGVSPADIGNVQDPNEVLAGVLDFLLAHEEILVEFCTQQNIPPTNPARARRFLPGAVMEDY; encoded by the coding sequence ATGAACCAGGAACAGTCAGAAATACTAGCACTGCAAGCCCTAGCTTATATTACAGGCGATGAAAAAACCCTTAATTGGCTTATATCTGAAACAGGTGTTAGTCCCGCTGATATAGGGAATGTACAGGACCCAAACGAGGTACTAGCCGGGGTTCTAGATTTTTTGCTTGCCCATGAAGAAATCCTGGTTGAATTTTGTACGCAGCAGAATATCCCCCCTACCAATCCAGCTCGGGCCCGCCGCTTTTTACCGGGTGCGGTAATGGAGGATTACTAA
- a CDS encoding DNA polymerase IV, whose product MGALCRQCLEIIADKELSAATRCPACRSPRLLKHPELFDLSLAHVDCDAFYAAVEKRDNPDLNAHPLIVAYDGARSVVSTCCYIARMSGVRSAMPLFKAKKLCPNAKIIAPQMQKYAAVSKEIHTLFQQLTPDIEPLSLDEAFLDLSGTESLHHRSAAQSMAWLAREIENTVGITVSVGLSYNKYLAKLASDLDKPNGFAVIGQQEALEFLSRRPVSDIWGVGKALNRKLAAAGITTIGQLQHREEADLVARYGVMGSRLYHLSRGQDSRIVKAGQRAKSISAETTFSTDISDPSILLARLWPLCERVSKRLKASNKAGKTITLKMKTGDFKTLTRSHTLPYPTQLAETLYREITPLLEKTIPQKDFRLIGVGISSFGSLEDADKPDLLSTQNNNRDKSVEAAIDKVRAKFGDTVIGKGRGLKSKKK is encoded by the coding sequence ATGGGTGCTCTTTGCCGGCAATGTCTAGAAATAATTGCGGATAAGGAGTTATCGGCAGCGACCCGTTGTCCGGCCTGCCGCTCTCCAAGACTCCTCAAGCATCCGGAATTATTTGATCTTTCCCTGGCACATGTTGATTGTGACGCCTTTTATGCTGCGGTGGAAAAGCGGGATAATCCAGATCTGAACGCCCATCCGCTCATTGTTGCGTATGACGGTGCCCGCAGTGTTGTGTCAACCTGCTGCTATATCGCCCGCATGTCCGGCGTCCGATCTGCCATGCCGCTGTTCAAAGCCAAAAAACTCTGTCCAAATGCAAAAATTATCGCGCCGCAGATGCAAAAATACGCGGCAGTCAGCAAAGAGATCCACACATTATTCCAACAATTGACACCGGATATCGAACCTCTTTCCCTCGATGAGGCATTTCTGGATCTTTCAGGTACCGAAAGCCTGCATCATAGATCAGCCGCACAATCCATGGCGTGGTTAGCCCGGGAAATTGAAAACACCGTAGGTATCACCGTCTCAGTCGGTCTCAGTTACAACAAATATCTCGCAAAGCTGGCGTCAGATCTCGACAAACCCAACGGATTTGCGGTCATTGGTCAACAGGAAGCGCTGGAGTTTCTAAGCCGCCGCCCCGTCAGTGATATCTGGGGCGTTGGCAAAGCCCTCAATCGCAAATTGGCGGCAGCCGGAATCACAACAATCGGGCAGTTGCAGCATCGAGAAGAAGCCGACCTGGTGGCCCGTTACGGTGTCATGGGGAGCCGTCTGTATCACCTTTCCCGCGGTCAGGATAGCCGGATTGTTAAAGCGGGGCAGCGGGCCAAGAGTATCTCGGCCGAAACAACTTTCAGTACGGATATTTCAGATCCATCAATTTTACTCGCGCGCCTCTGGCCGTTATGTGAGAGGGTTTCAAAACGCCTGAAAGCATCAAACAAAGCAGGAAAAACCATAACGTTGAAAATGAAAACCGGGGATTTCAAGACACTGACGCGAAGTCACACTCTTCCATACCCCACACAATTGGCGGAAACCTTGTACCGTGAAATTACACCGTTACTTGAAAAAACAATTCCGCAAAAGGACTTTAGACTTATTGGTGTTGGTATCAGCAGTTTTGGCTCGCTAGAAGATGCGGACAAACCGGATCTCCTGTCTACTCAAAATAACAACCGTGACAAATCAGTTGAAGCCGCCATTGACAAGGTACGCGCCAAATTTGGAGATACTGTCATCGGAAAGGGTCGCGGGCTGAAATCAAAAAAGAAGTAG
- a CDS encoding M48 family metallopeptidase: protein MATFLARLFDGKTAKAQSVSVEIEDGSLKIISDTGSLMDKWPLASLRDENAGPAVGELRLSVAADNAARLIVEDPDFIRDVNAKCPRLYKSRPLVPGWWKPYVFWGGGAIASVIFIFAVVLPVLTTQIAWILPDKLREDIGEQTKSFLIESIARKQNSTADAIICRDPEGEREISRVLQQLNVSAGDEVQDLQVTVIKSPIANAFALPGGKILIFSGLLDLADEANGFTGVLAHELGHAKFRHPMKSFILGTGVATIFSLLVGDASGGVALAAIGQMAVSSTYSRELETEADEMAILLMQSAGFDVSPMNELLQKIHANNKTETFDFALFDTHPGIEDRLALITSAGKTGGGAMSSEAWEHVKKMCR from the coding sequence ATGGCAACTTTTCTGGCTCGTTTATTTGATGGTAAAACTGCCAAGGCACAATCGGTTTCTGTTGAAATTGAAGATGGTTCGCTGAAGATTATTTCAGATACCGGATCGTTAATGGATAAGTGGCCATTGGCTTCCTTACGGGATGAAAATGCGGGACCAGCGGTAGGCGAACTTCGATTATCTGTTGCTGCCGACAACGCCGCTCGCTTGATCGTTGAAGATCCGGATTTCATTCGCGATGTAAATGCAAAATGCCCTCGGCTTTACAAGTCTCGACCTTTGGTGCCCGGCTGGTGGAAACCCTATGTTTTCTGGGGCGGCGGAGCGATTGCATCGGTGATATTCATTTTCGCCGTTGTCTTGCCAGTTCTTACAACTCAAATTGCATGGATACTTCCAGATAAGCTTCGGGAAGATATTGGTGAGCAAACGAAGAGCTTTTTAATAGAGTCCATTGCCCGCAAACAGAACAGCACAGCGGACGCCATAATTTGCCGCGATCCGGAGGGTGAGCGGGAAATTTCAAGAGTATTGCAACAACTGAATGTCAGTGCTGGTGACGAAGTTCAAGATTTACAGGTAACGGTCATCAAATCACCCATTGCAAATGCATTTGCGCTTCCGGGCGGCAAGATTTTGATTTTCTCGGGGTTACTGGACTTGGCTGATGAGGCTAATGGTTTTACGGGTGTTCTAGCGCATGAGCTTGGCCATGCGAAATTTCGCCATCCAATGAAGAGTTTTATATTGGGAACTGGTGTTGCGACCATTTTTAGTTTGCTTGTGGGTGATGCTTCGGGTGGTGTGGCGTTGGCCGCAATTGGCCAAATGGCGGTGAGCTCGACATATAGCCGGGAACTGGAAACAGAAGCGGACGAGATGGCGATACTGCTTATGCAATCTGCTGGTTTCGATGTTTCGCCGATGAACGAGCTTTTACAGAAGATTCATGCAAACAACAAAACCGAAACCTTTGATTTCGCATTATTCGATACGCATCCGGGAATAGAGGACCGCCTGGCGTTGATAACCTCGGCAGGTAAAACCGGAGGCGGCGCCATGAGCTCGGAAGCCTGGGAGCATGTGAAAAAAATGTGCCGCTAA
- a CDS encoding YjgN family protein translates to MVSTVEHELVREGSEHENSEILFSISRKQLLIRLIKNKIFSFLTLGIYRFWAKTHIRRILWHGVIIKHDRLEYLGRAKELFIGFLIAMIILMPIMLAAGLITDLLAVAGPDPLIVGQVLNFVFLYFFWQFARYRLWRYRLSRTSWRGIRFFLTGSGFNYALYVLLWTIATIATLGWAYPWLQAFRLNYQLKNTQFGDTWFTYQGTAKGLFRIYWPAILVTQAILGLSGYYLYSVEALEVTAEATPILNEEIFASDQYAGWILGIGGLVVFLTLSVLSFAVRVWEFRYLVEKTSFATARFSSSLTIQSILSIFLLLLALAFVGYFGFAAVIYYLLILASDAGIIILMIGFFAAYIAYDIVKMLFLIVPLVEAVCKSIEISNIDAFEHAAASARKSPKYGEGFADALDVGAF, encoded by the coding sequence ATGGTATCGACAGTAGAGCATGAGCTCGTCCGCGAGGGCAGTGAGCACGAAAACTCGGAAATACTTTTTTCCATCTCCCGCAAGCAACTATTGATACGCTTGATCAAGAACAAGATATTCAGCTTTTTAACATTGGGAATATATCGGTTCTGGGCGAAAACACATATCCGGCGAATTTTGTGGCATGGCGTGATAATCAAACATGATCGCCTGGAATATCTCGGGCGGGCGAAAGAATTGTTTATCGGCTTCCTGATCGCGATGATTATTCTGATGCCGATTATGCTGGCTGCCGGGCTGATAACGGATTTATTGGCAGTTGCAGGGCCGGACCCCCTGATTGTCGGGCAGGTTTTGAATTTCGTTTTTTTGTATTTTTTCTGGCAATTCGCGAGGTACCGTTTGTGGCGATACAGGTTGTCCAGGACGTCCTGGAGAGGAATTCGGTTTTTCCTGACTGGAAGTGGGTTTAACTATGCTCTGTATGTCCTGCTTTGGACCATTGCTACTATTGCTACACTTGGATGGGCATATCCGTGGTTACAGGCATTCAGATTGAATTATCAGCTGAAAAATACTCAGTTTGGCGATACCTGGTTTACTTATCAGGGAACGGCAAAGGGGCTTTTCCGGATATATTGGCCGGCCATTCTTGTTACCCAAGCCATTCTCGGATTATCGGGGTATTATTTGTATTCTGTTGAAGCGCTAGAAGTTACTGCAGAGGCAACGCCGATTTTGAACGAGGAAATCTTCGCAAGCGACCAATATGCGGGCTGGATTCTGGGAATCGGCGGATTGGTGGTTTTTTTGACATTGAGTGTTCTGTCCTTTGCAGTTCGAGTGTGGGAGTTCAGGTATCTCGTTGAAAAGACAAGTTTTGCGACCGCGCGTTTCTCATCGAGCCTCACCATTCAATCCATATTATCCATATTTCTTTTGCTGCTGGCCCTGGCTTTCGTTGGCTATTTCGGATTTGCAGCAGTGATTTATTATTTGCTGATCCTTGCAAGCGATGCCGGGATAATCATCCTGATGATTGGGTTTTTTGCGGCCTATATCGCATATGATATCGTAAAAATGTTGTTCCTTATCGTTCCTCTGGTTGAAGCGGTGTGCAAATCTATCGAGATTTCAAATATTGATGCATTTGAGCATGCAGCAGCGTCCGCCAGAAAATCCCCGAAATATGGGGAAGGCTTTGCCGATGCATTGGATGTGGGTGCTTTTTAA
- a CDS encoding EipB family protein, with product MIRIPKPKTLLLAALANFLAWTPPLTAAPLQLASHQAVYDLKLEELSTNSGIEAVRGRIVLRLEQQCEGIIMNQRMVLEMVNIEGGAIVSDYNLSTWEDNEGNIMRFDMSNRLNGQQIDKYSGVAQRQEGTASVTFSEPAQDDMELPATVVFPAEHTRSIIEAALSGENLLSAKVFDGNGAEGLSDTLAVIGKKKTFADPSDVLEELKDRSYWPLQLSFFDLREQMNEPDYEVGMKMFENGVAMDLRLKYQEFSLNGKMSNFSFLEPEKCSSE from the coding sequence ATGATCAGAATACCAAAACCGAAAACCCTCTTGTTGGCTGCCCTTGCAAATTTTCTTGCATGGACCCCACCGCTTACAGCCGCACCCTTGCAGTTGGCCTCGCATCAAGCGGTTTACGATTTAAAATTAGAGGAACTATCCACGAATAGCGGTATTGAAGCTGTGCGAGGCCGCATTGTCTTAAGGCTTGAGCAACAATGCGAAGGCATAATCATGAATCAGCGAATGGTGCTCGAAATGGTCAATATCGAAGGCGGGGCGATTGTTTCAGATTACAATCTGTCTACTTGGGAAGATAATGAGGGCAATATCATGAGATTTGATATGTCCAATCGACTTAATGGACAGCAAATTGATAAATATAGTGGCGTCGCCCAGCGGCAGGAAGGCACGGCGTCAGTAACCTTTTCTGAACCGGCGCAGGATGACATGGAATTACCGGCAACTGTCGTATTTCCAGCTGAGCATACCCGGTCCATAATCGAAGCAGCTTTGTCTGGAGAGAATCTATTGTCCGCAAAAGTCTTTGATGGCAATGGCGCAGAAGGGCTCTCTGATACCTTGGCTGTTATCGGTAAGAAAAAAACCTTTGCCGATCCATCTGATGTTCTTGAAGAGTTGAAAGATCGCAGCTACTGGCCGTTACAATTGTCTTTTTTCGATTTACGCGAACAAATGAATGAACCGGATTATGAAGTCGGCATGAAGATGTTTGAAAATGGCGTCGCAATGGATCTTCGGCTGAAGTATCAGGAATTTTCCTTGAATGGAAAAATGTCCAATTTCTCCTTTCTCGAACCTGAAAAATGTTCGTCGGAATAG
- a CDS encoding GGDEF domain-containing protein → MTANMSALPATGTGLAFGAEQEVPFHLENLAKKIKNSPHNSANPQYWQTINRVIAYAASAEQHISEQQARIRELEELSSTDELTGLPNRRGLQEFMARMLSISRRHDEQGVLAFLDLDDFKIINDHYGHETGDRLLNVFAKALKSSLRDSDFVARIGGDEFVFVLVRSSEENGINRARAIQQQIGSSFITAQGKELPLRASLGVAAFNGEATLAQLLRSADLDMYKDKRARKT, encoded by the coding sequence ATGACTGCTAACATGTCTGCTTTACCTGCTACAGGAACCGGTTTGGCTTTTGGCGCCGAACAGGAAGTGCCATTCCATCTGGAAAACTTAGCCAAGAAGATAAAGAATTCGCCACATAACAGCGCAAATCCCCAATATTGGCAGACGATTAATCGGGTCATTGCTTACGCGGCAAGTGCCGAACAGCATATTTCGGAGCAACAGGCTCGTATTCGTGAATTGGAAGAGCTCTCGTCAACCGATGAACTTACCGGTCTTCCAAACCGCCGGGGTCTGCAGGAGTTCATGGCCCGCATGCTCTCCATTTCCCGTCGGCATGACGAACAAGGTGTCCTCGCATTTCTCGATTTGGATGATTTCAAAATTATTAATGATCACTACGGGCACGAAACCGGTGACCGGCTTCTAAATGTATTTGCCAAGGCGTTAAAATCCAGCTTGCGTGATTCTGATTTTGTAGCTCGCATCGGCGGTGATGAATTTGTCTTTGTCCTTGTCCGTAGTTCCGAAGAGAACGGTATTAACCGGGCACGCGCCATCCAACAGCAAATTGGATCCAGCTTCATTACAGCGCAAGGCAAGGAGCTCCCGTTACGAGCGAGCCTGGGTGTTGCCGCTTTCAATGGGGAAGCTACTCTTGCCCAGCTTTTAAGATCCGCAGATCTGGATATGTATAAAGATAAACGCGCCCGCAAAACCTAA
- a CDS encoding adenylate/guanylate cyclase domain-containing protein: protein MGVNIKNPYIECAHFPAQNPQEELFAWLIDKGMSGNAVRDLFTEFCERLSELGIKLKRGNIALSAIHPQVSAFMYTWRRGEGLVLNTNVLHTDVPGEGWFSSPFFFMLTNNINFLHRKLESETELDFPVLVEFRDEGMTDWFCQVFDFGWDFDDSREMGGLVTSWASDRPGGFTEEEYTILHRAIPLFALAVRSIASFRTARSVLETYIGKDTARKVLSGQVRRGSVESINAVLIYADLKGFTKLSDTMPQTELVEMLDLYLDHMASPIELAGGEILKFMGDGILAAFALTDQDVPAICETALQAVNRMKEGVRKLNDDRDASGEPTMGLDIAVHIGDVMYGNVGSETRLDFTVIGPAVNEVSRIEVLCDTLETDFLASGEFVKAAVGCKQELKSCGFHALRGVREPIELFLLG, encoded by the coding sequence ATGGGTGTTAACATTAAGAATCCTTACATCGAATGTGCACATTTCCCGGCACAGAATCCGCAAGAAGAGCTGTTTGCCTGGTTGATCGACAAAGGCATGTCAGGGAATGCCGTGAGGGATCTCTTCACGGAATTTTGTGAACGCTTGTCTGAACTAGGGATCAAGCTCAAGCGCGGTAACATTGCCTTGAGCGCCATTCATCCGCAAGTCAGCGCCTTCATGTATACGTGGCGCCGCGGGGAGGGATTGGTTCTAAACACCAATGTCTTGCATACGGATGTTCCGGGCGAAGGCTGGTTTTCGAGCCCGTTCTTTTTTATGTTAACCAATAATATCAATTTCCTGCATCGTAAACTTGAGTCGGAAACTGAGTTGGATTTTCCAGTGCTTGTGGAATTTCGGGATGAGGGTATGACAGACTGGTTTTGCCAGGTATTTGATTTTGGCTGGGATTTTGATGATTCTCGAGAAATGGGCGGCCTAGTGACTAGCTGGGCTTCTGATCGCCCTGGCGGGTTCACCGAAGAAGAATATACGATTTTACATCGGGCCATCCCCCTGTTTGCGTTGGCAGTGCGAAGTATTGCCTCATTTCGAACAGCAAGGTCGGTATTGGAAACCTATATCGGCAAGGATACTGCACGCAAGGTATTGTCTGGTCAGGTGCGTCGTGGCTCGGTTGAGAGTATAAACGCTGTGCTTATTTATGCAGATTTGAAGGGGTTCACCAAGCTTTCGGATACCATGCCTCAAACTGAGCTGGTGGAGATGCTTGATTTGTATCTTGATCATATGGCCAGCCCAATTGAGCTGGCAGGTGGTGAAATCCTCAAGTTTATGGGTGACGGGATCCTGGCGGCTTTTGCCCTAACAGATCAGGATGTTCCGGCCATATGTGAGACGGCTTTGCAGGCTGTTAATCGGATGAAAGAGGGAGTGCGGAAACTCAATGATGACCGTGACGCGAGCGGCGAACCGACTATGGGGCTCGATATTGCGGTTCATATTGGGGATGTCATGTACGGAAATGTCGGGTCAGAAACACGGCTTGATTTTACGGTGATTGGCCCTGCGGTAAATGAAGTGAGCCGAATTGAAGTTTTATGTGACACTTTGGAGACGGACTTTCTCGCATCCGGTGAATTTGTGAAAGCAGCAGTCGGATGCAAGCAGGAACTGAAATCCTGCGGATTTCACGCGCTCCGTGGTGTCCGTGAACCGATCGAGTTGTTTTTGCTCGGATAA
- a CDS encoding aldehyde dehydrogenase family protein, producing MADNIKKYWQNYINGDWVDGIDKDRISIENPATGKEVAEIARAKGNDVDLAVTAARACFESRELYNMRPTNRGLLMFEIARHLTEMADDIALTECLDNGKTIAGGKNEAMAAARYFTYYGGLADKLEGRMIPLGADYLDYTIPSPFGVSAQIVPWNFPLQIAARSVACALATANTVVLKSPELSPLSTYFIAEACHRAGVPAGAVNILCGFGHDCGADLVAHPDIDHIVFTGSVATGQSILRAAAERVIPCIMELGGKSAGILFEDADVDQAITSTASGIFSHAGQVCSAQSRLIVPTKMQDEVVEKMAAKANSLSIGPGIEGHDLTPVISGQQAEKIEGMCLAAAQAGAEAAAGGRRRDDMAGHFIEPTVFANVSPDMTIAREEVFGPVLAVLTYDDVDEAIALANGTDYGLCAGVYTKDLNTAHWAADRLSAGQVFVNEWFAGGIETPFGGTKRSGYGREKGQEALQNYVQTKNVGIRVTAGGGGRPGG from the coding sequence ATGGCGGATAACATAAAAAAATATTGGCAAAATTACATTAATGGCGACTGGGTGGATGGAATAGATAAGGATCGGATTTCCATCGAGAACCCGGCCACGGGAAAAGAGGTTGCTGAAATTGCCCGCGCCAAGGGAAACGATGTAGATTTGGCTGTTACTGCCGCGCGGGCATGCTTTGAAAGCCGGGAACTTTACAACATGCGGCCAACCAATCGTGGCCTGCTAATGTTCGAAATTGCCCGCCACCTGACCGAGATGGCAGATGATATTGCCCTCACGGAATGCCTCGATAACGGTAAGACCATTGCCGGCGGCAAAAATGAAGCCATGGCCGCAGCGCGCTACTTTACCTATTACGGCGGTCTCGCCGACAAGCTTGAAGGCCGAATGATCCCTTTAGGAGCAGATTACCTGGATTATACGATCCCCAGTCCGTTCGGTGTCTCTGCGCAGATTGTACCCTGGAATTTTCCATTGCAAATTGCGGCACGTTCCGTCGCTTGTGCGTTGGCGACAGCGAATACTGTGGTTCTGAAATCACCGGAACTCTCACCCCTTTCAACCTATTTTATCGCCGAGGCCTGTCATCGGGCGGGCGTTCCTGCAGGCGCCGTAAATATCCTGTGCGGATTTGGTCATGATTGCGGGGCAGACCTTGTCGCTCATCCGGATATTGATCATATTGTATTTACAGGATCTGTGGCGACCGGCCAATCCATCCTGCGCGCCGCTGCCGAACGGGTTATTCCCTGCATCATGGAACTGGGTGGAAAATCCGCAGGTATCCTGTTCGAAGACGCCGATGTGGATCAGGCGATCACGTCGACAGCCAGCGGCATATTCTCTCATGCCGGACAGGTTTGTTCCGCCCAATCACGCCTTATTGTCCCAACGAAAATGCAGGATGAGGTTGTCGAGAAAATGGCGGCAAAAGCCAATAGCCTTTCCATCGGCCCTGGCATTGAGGGGCATGACCTGACGCCGGTTATTTCAGGGCAACAAGCAGAAAAAATCGAGGGCATGTGCCTGGCTGCTGCACAGGCAGGGGCGGAAGCCGCCGCCGGCGGACGGCGACGCGACGATATGGCAGGTCATTTTATTGAACCGACCGTCTTTGCAAATGTCTCCCCGGACATGACAATAGCTCGGGAGGAAGTCTTTGGCCCCGTATTGGCTGTCCTGACCTATGACGATGTGGACGAGGCCATTGCACTAGCAAACGGGACCGATTATGGTCTCTGCGCTGGCGTTTATACCAAGGACCTAAATACAGCACATTGGGCGGCAGATCGGCTATCGGCCGGCCAGGTTTTTGTAAATGAATGGTTTGCAGGTGGTATAGAAACACCGTTTGGCGGTACAAAAAGATCTGGCTATGGCCGAGAAAAAGGTCAGGAAGCCCTGCAGAATTACGTACAGACTAAAAATGTCGGCATTCGTGTGACAGCAGGGGGAGGCGGACGTCCTGGCGGCTGA
- a CDS encoding RidA family protein, producing MSGKIDARLAEIGVEIPVAAMPAANYVPYVVSGNMVFVSGQVPFVNGELQYQGKVGADFDTDTAIKCARVCALNIVAQVKAACDGDLDRVVKCVKLGGFVNCIDGYGEQPKVINGASDLMVEIFGDKGRHARFAVGTNALPMNVAVEIDAVFEIA from the coding sequence ATGTCAGGTAAAATTGATGCTCGGCTTGCCGAGATAGGTGTCGAAATTCCAGTCGCGGCCATGCCTGCCGCGAATTACGTCCCATATGTCGTTAGCGGCAATATGGTTTTCGTTTCCGGCCAGGTCCCTTTCGTAAATGGGGAACTGCAATATCAAGGCAAAGTCGGTGCTGATTTTGATACGGACACTGCTATCAAATGCGCTCGGGTCTGCGCCTTGAATATCGTGGCGCAAGTCAAGGCAGCTTGCGACGGCGATCTGGATCGTGTGGTAAAATGTGTCAAGCTTGGCGGTTTCGTAAATTGTATCGATGGATATGGAGAACAGCCAAAAGTCATCAACGGGGCTTCTGATCTGATGGTTGAGATTTTTGGGGACAAAGGACGCCATGCGCGTTTTGCCGTCGGCACGAATGCCCTCCCCATGAATGTGGCCGTTGAAATCGATGCCGTCTTCGAAATCGCCTAA